The nucleotide sequence TTTTCCCCATCGCAAAAGTACCTTGCTGCAGGTGACTCTTCTGGTAAGATCATCCTCTATGATcttgaaacaaaagaagtgAAGACATCCAGATGGTCATTCCACACAAGCAAAATCACTTCCATTGACTGGAGAAAACCAGCAGATGAAGATGCAGAGGAGGATCATGTGGTCACTGCTTCTTTAGATAcaaatattttcatttaCTCTGTCAAGAGACCAATGAAGGTGATCAAGCGTCTAAATGCCCACAAAGACGGTGTTTCTTCTGCGCTATGGGAAGACGATCACACCATTGTGAGCGCTGGTGTAGACGCTTTGATCAGAAGATGGAAAGTTGAATTTGCTTGAACATCTAGCACcaattatatatatatatatatatatatatcataaGTAGCTAGATTGTAGCTCTCAAAAATGATTGTACCacgaaacaaaaaataatgaaaataatacTGACAACAAGCAGCAGTTGCCAGGATTGCCATTAAGGCTCCACCATCGGTAGAAGGAGCTCGTTCCAGTTCCTGAATCATcatttctctctctcttgtaTCATCTTGTACGTTTTGATGTTTTATAACTTCATCGCCTTAAGTTTAGGCAATCTGTAAACAGCTTTTACTACAAAACATACAAATACACACGATTAATCGAAAATAAAGAGCTATAAAAGGCGGAAAGAGTGCCCAGTAAAACCACGAGAACATATTACagtaaataaaataatgGCAGCTGCTAccagaggaagaggaagaggaagaggtAAAAGAAGCTCGAGGTCTACCGGAAAACAACCTTCTTATAATATTGGTTCAGAGGATGTAGACGTGCAATACGACGACAAGGATGATGAATACGCAGGTTCAGCCAATGACGACGAGTACGATGATGACCAGGATGGTGACAATGATTTCGAAGGTACTTCCACTAGAGGAAGGCGTAAGGCCCACTCATCAACGCCAGTTCCAGTAGCACTACCTACTAGAGGCAGGCcaagcaaaagaaagagcGGAGACGATTTGAAAGACCCCAAGAGACAGAAACTCCCATACCCAGTGGATGAAAATGGCTCGCCATACCCAATTGTAAACGACGAATATGCGTTAccagaagacgaagaaggtGAGACGAAGATAACTAAGAATGGTGATCTTCTAGGCGGTCGACAATTCGTGGTCAGGACGTTTACCGTTGCATCTCGAGGCGAAACCAAATACATGCTTTCGACGGAGGCAGCTCGAGCAGTGGGGTTCAGGGACTCGTActtgttctttcaataCCACTCAAACCTCTACAAGCTAATCATATCCCAAACAGAGCGCGACGATTTGATCAAGCAGGGCGTATTGCCCGGCTCGAGCAGAAACCGGATCATTGCATTGGTAACTGCGAGAAGCGTGTTCCGGGAGTTCGGAGCCAAGATCATTGTAGATGGGAAAAACATCACTGACGACTACTACGCAACAAAACTACGTGCCTCAGGAACAGTGAAAGAAGGCACTCCTGCCAGAGAAACGTCCCACTCCAACGTGAACCAACACGCTGGTAGAACCAACAACGTACACGGAATTGATATCCCACACCAACTTTCGGTAAATCCTTCCAGAAACGCCGTGGAGTTCTTCGACAAGAGAAACCACAACATTCCTTCCACAAGCAACATCTCCTCCACCAACTGGTTGTACCACCATGCTGCTGCATGCAGCAGATTCAACAGCGACCTGTTTTATGACAGAGAACGTATTCTTCTTATCGAAAATTTGGGCATAAGAGACACATACACAAACGTGCTACACATACCGCAATCTACACAGCCTACAAAGGTAATCTCAATGCGCAAAGTGAAAGGCAATACAAACCAGGTGATGTATGAAACAAGAATCAAGTCGCTAGACTTGGCAAGACCGCACACTGGTCTCTCGGACGTGCCTGCTGCAATGTACGAAGATATTTTAGACAAAGATATAATAGCTGCCATCGAGGAGCAGAAAAACTTCGAGATGGGGCTCTAGATCGCGGAACAAGGGCAGGAACAAGGGCAAGAACAATGCTAAGGCCTGTGAGTGTCTTaagtatattatatataaatatatatatatgacGTATGTTGTACTATAAAAAATCCTGATAGACCGGGTAACGAAAAGAGCATCACGTGATCGGAGTTTTCAAGCAGAGAAcaatttattgaaattcCAGATTAGCACAAGAGTAATATAGCAAGTTTATAATAACTTTTAAGCTAGTTTTTGATTTGCCACCGATAAAAGGCGGAATAAAGGAGGTTATAGCGGCGAATACCAAGTGTAGTGTGGGAGCAAATCACGTTAATACTGTGAGATTGCCGTAAGGACAGGAAAAAAGCGGCGAATAGAGGATATTTGAGTGAAAAAATAGGACTTTATGCTTCATTTGGTGAAACCGGTAGTGCGGTTTAGCAGGTCATATGGAGTTGCTAGGAGCGCTTTGAGTGGACAGAGAGCGTTTGGTGGGCAGCATGCGGTACTGAGGGTTGGTTTAATGCGCAGTTTCCATCATGGGCGAGTGAACTGGCTTCAGAATCGGTTTGAGAGGGAGGCcaacgatgatgatgtgGAAAAGGTGAGGAAGGAAGTGTGGGAGTATATCGACGATttaaacaagaacaagagccTTGGGATGGAGGAGCGGAAGCGTAAAATTGAGGAGCAGTTGCAGAGATTGGAAGAAGCTGTGAAGAGGCAGCAGGAACAAAATGATGAGGGGAGTAAGAAGCAGcaaagaaatgaagaagaagaagaagaagaatcgaagcagcagcagcaacagaaaaagaaggatcAATCCCAATCGCGGTCCAATCCCAACTTCACTCCAAACGACCCCAACATGATGACGGTTAATATCAATATGTTCAAAATTGGGCTGACACTAACGATTTTGGCATACCTTTTGCATAGAGTGAATACGATGGAAGAGCAACGAGAAATTACATGGCAAGAGTTCCGCAATAAGCTCTTGGTTAAAGGTTACGTGTCGAAGTTGATTGTTATAAACAACAATTTGGTGAAAGTTGTGTTGAATGACAACGGGAAGAACCAACCCGAGAACATGGGCCACGATTTCTACTTCTTTACTATTGGTTCAGTTGAATCGTTCGAGCGtaaattgaagaagaccCAGGACGAATTGAATATTGCTGAAGACTTCAGAATTCCTGTTTTATACACAAGAGAGGGAAACTGGGTCAAGGTTGCATTCCAAATTTTGCCTACTGCTCTTTTAATCGCAGGTTTGATTTGGATCACTACCAAGGGCGCTTCTGCTGCAGGTGGTGGCCCTGGTGGGTTGTTCAATGTGCGTAAATCAAAGGCTAGAAGGTTCAATAAGGATACCGACGTCAAGGtcaatttcaaagatgTGGCCGGTTGTGATGAAGCAAAGGAAGAAATTATGGAATTTGTCAGCTTTTTGAAGGAGCCAGCCAGATATGAAAAAATGGGTGCCAAGATCCCCAGAGGTGCTATCTTATCTGGACCTCCAGGTACTGGTAAGACTCTATTAGCGAAGGCTACTGCTGGTGAAGCTGGCGTACCGTTCTACTCTGTGTCAGGTTCGGAATTTGTTGAAATGTTTGTCGGTGTTGGTGCATCAAGAGTCCGCGACTTGTTCAAGACAGCAAGGGAAAACGCGCCTGCaattatttttgttgatgaaatcGATGCAATCGGTAAGGCCAGACAAAAGGGTAACTTTTCTGGTGCCAACGACGAAAGAGAAAACACTTTGAACCAGCTTTTGGTCGAAATGGACGGGTTTACTACGGCCGATCACGTTGTCGTTTTGGCCGGTACTAATAGACCGGACGTGTTAGATCAAGCATTGATGAGACCAGGAAGATTCGATAGACATATCAACATCGACAGACCAGAACTAGCTGGCCGTAAAGAAATTTTCAAAGTGCATCTAAAGAAAATCACCCTTGCAGGTGATCTGGAAGACTTACAGAACAGACTAGCCACATTGACACCAGGGTTCTCAGGTGCTGATATTGCAAACGTCTGTAACGAAGCTGCATTGATCGCTGCTAGAAATGACTGCGACTCCGTGAAACTAGAGCACTTCGAACAGGCCATCGAGAGAGTCATTGGTggtgttgaaagaaagtcGAAACTACTTTCTCcccaagaaaagaaggtcGTTGCCTACCACGAAGCGGGACACGCCGTATGTGGCTGGCATCTAGAGTTTGCTGATCCATTACTAAAGGTCAGTATCATCCCTAGAGGACAAGGTGCTTTGGGTTACGCCCAATATCTACCAGGAGACGTGTATCTACTCTCAGAACAGCAGTTGAAGGACAGAATGACAATGGCCCTTGGTGGTCGTGTTTCGGAAGAACTTCACTTCCCAAGCGTCACATCGGGTGCCAGTGATGACTTCAAAAAGGTTACCCGTATGGCAACAGCAATGGTTACTGAATTGGGTATGAGCGACAAGATTGGCTGGATCAACTTCGCCAAGAAGAGCGAAAACGATCTAACGAAGCCATTCTCAGAGGAAACCGGTGCTATTGTTGATGCAGAGGTTTACCGTCTCGTCCAAGAATGCCACGATCGCTGCACCAAGctcttgaaggaaaaggcAGACGAAGTAGAGAAAATCGCCCAGCTATTGctggaaaaagaagtgcTAACAAGAGAAGACATGATTAGACTTCTAGGAAAACGTCCATTCCCAGAGCGTAATGACGCGTTCGACAAGTACTTAAATGAACGTGAAACGAAGAAAATCCgtgaacaagaagagaagagcGATGCAAAAAACAAGGATGACTCACATAAAGAGGAGAACAAGAACGATGAGAACGACAAgaacaataacaaaaacaaaaacaacgAAAAAAACGAGAACgacaaggacaaggacACTAACAATGATCCCAATGTGCTTTGAGTCACCCAAGTCATAATCATCTCCGAGATACAAAATCCaattaagaaaaaaaaaattaggTCGCAAGAAATGATTACTTTACCACTCGCACTTTCTATGTATGCAACACCGGACTGTATATAACATTACATGTAAATAGATGGACATCATTAAGCCAATGAAACGTATATCAAATATCAACAATGGTACGTACGTACGTACGTACGTGTTGCTTGGCAGATTAATAATTCGGCATATCGTAATTCCCGTTATATCACTCGGTTTTCGGTTACCATTTTAGGTCGGACATGACCGAATATGATAAAGCATGATTCAACTTATCAGCTGAATAAATGGAAGACCAAATGCAAGAAGGAATATAAGTTGACAAACACATCTCTAAAAAGTTGGTAAACACTCTATTGGTATAGCAAAATAGGAGTTGTATACTAGGTTGATTGGTATACCTTTGCATGGGATGGAAGCAAGCAAGTCCGGTTAGAGTTTTACACAAAGAATGAGTACTACCAATTCATGCGATGAGCATTCGAGACTACTGAGTCATGATGAATCAAActtagaagaagaataccACCAATATAATTTATCGCTACCAAAGGGGCCAATTCTCTACTCACTATGGATGGGAAGCTTTCTTGGGTCGATAGATTCGACTATTGTTGCTAATATCATGAACAGGGTTGCTGAAGAGTTTGAAGCTTCGGATAAGAAACAATGGATAGTGACAAGTTTCCTTTTAACCAATACTGCATTCCAGCCGTTGTATGGAAAACTTTCGGATTTAACTGGTAGAAAGACAGCATTGATGGTGGCCCACtcgtttttcttgattGGGTGTCTGTTTACTGCTTTGTCGAACAGTTTGACGCAATTTGCTGTATCTCGGGCTATTTGCGGGATGGGAGCTGGTGGGATCAGTGCGTTAAGCAGTATTACAGTGAGTGATATATGTACCGCTAAAGAAAGAGGTGTGTACCAGGGGTATGCCAATGTTGTTTTTGGGACTGGTTCGCTACTAGGGGGGCCTGTAGGAGGGTTTTTAATGGATACGTTTGGATGGAAATGTATATTTGCGATTCAAGTGCCATTGATCATGACGTGCATGTTTCTAGGGTATCGTAACGTGAACATCAAGTTGACGCACATCCCACCTCCTGGAGAACGACTCACttggaagaatttgaagcGGATTGATATTGGTGGGTCCCTTTCCCTTATTGGGACGATCTTTGGGGTCCTATGTTTAGCCTCGACGGACTTGAACAAACCAATGTTGGCCGTTTTGACCGTGGTATCTGGTGTAATTTTTGCCATGAATGAGCTATATTGGTCTGAGGAGCGCATTATTCCAATCCATCTATTATCCGGTACGTTTGGTATCACTTCATTGTTAACCATTTTCTCCTCATTCATTCAGTTTGGTGATGTTTTCAGGAACCCGGTATACCTACAATTAGTCCAAAACATTTCCCTCACGAGCACTGGTGGCTTTTTACTGTTTTCCAGTATTGCAGGTGCTACCTCCAGTCTCACTACGGGCTGGATACTAAGGCATACAAAACTGCCATTGGCAAAATGTTCTTACATGTTGATTACAATCGGGGTTTGCTTGCATTTTACCTCACTCTCCCTTGGGTATACTACCATCTCGCACCTCCAACCCAACCAAACGTCTTATGCGGATGCCGTGGACACTCTAAATGAAGCTGGGAATCATTACTGGTTCCAGGCTGGGCAATTTAGATGGAGAATATTTTATGTCATGGCCATGTTCATCAATTCATGGGGGTACGCTTCTCTACTCGTGTCAACGTTGGTTAGTATTGTGTTTACTATTCCTAGAAACCAGCAGGCAACTATAACAGGATGCTTCTACTTATGGAGATCCATAGGGACTGTTATTGGTGCAAGTACTGTGCTAACGATTTTCGAAACCTCAGTTTCTTCGAAGGTATACAAGTACTTGCACTCACAAGGTATGGATAAAGAATTCGATATCTTGATTCACGATACCAGCTACCTTAGATCGCATTTCAAGGGATCTCAATTAGCACATCTATTAGAGCTGTACAAGGATTCTTTTCTCATTTCATATTTGCCCACACTTACAGCCAGTGTCATTGCCCTCGTCATTGCGTTTAGattgtttctttcattaGAGAGACATCCACACGACAAGGATGGACAGTTGTAAAACTTGACGGTTATGTTTATAAACTTATATATCATAttatatcatatcatatcatacCACATCATATATTTCTCTACAGATTTTCTGGTAGGATATAATCCAATGGGTCTTTGTTGGGGTTAAAGTTATTTAGAACGTCCCAATCAATGCCCACTCTCTCGCATTCCTCAATACAATCGTCACTAATAAATGCATCATACTGATACCCTAAGAAGCACATTATCATAGCATTGATCAGGTCCTGTGACAGAACCTGTCTGATCTTTAAGTGGAAGAGTCGTATTGcaaagctcatcgctttACATGCAACAGGAATCGGGACACCAGCGTATCCGGTACATAGCCCCGGAACAACCAGTTGTTCCGTACCAGATGGCGCATAGTGCAACGCATTCCAGGTAACATCAAATACAACCCTATAACCCGTATGCTGCGGATCAGGCCTGTCAAAGTCCGGAATCACAGGTGTCACCACTGTTGGTATATGCAAAAGATACTCAAAACCGTCTCGAGCAAATTGTTCCAAAGGAATCACCGTACAATTCCCAACAGGTACATATGAGTGCACAAGCTTGTATCGAACATACTTCTCGAAGGTAATGCCTCCAAAATGCCGCTGCAAAGCCAAATCAAACCCTCCACCTAAAAACCCAAACGAATTACCAGGTGACACAATTGATCTTCTAACTTTGGACCCCGTATCGAGAGTATCCAATGTACCATTATGAATAATAACATCCCCATTCTTTATCAGACCACCAAGACTCTTCCCCCAATGCCGTATCACCCTGGGATTGATGTCAATTAATAGGATCTTCATAGTCatttattgaaatatgACTAAATCTCGGTCTAATATAAGTTATATGCTATCTTATCGCCCAAAGGTTCAGAAATATTAGATCCAAAGGCTGAACCTGTAAATACAGTCAATTTACAATCGTTATCTATCAATACAACAATCTAAATACACTGCTACTGGTGCCAAAAGACTGCTATTCTCTTTCCATATTGTCTATCATGTTATATGACTGACTGAattttttcactttctttaAGGGCATGCACATATCGCATGGCTCATCGCACAAAATGTATCTATTGCTTCTCCAACAAGATCTTAAGTAGTTTTAGCTGCAAAAGAGAGTTCTAAACGTGCTATAAGAAGGCCAAAGTCAAAGTTTCGAGACTCTAGACTTATTGTACTAGCTTTTCCGCTACATCAAAGGTGAATTTAAGGtaaatttcaaagattttaCTCAATCCAGATTAAATAATTTGTGGATGAATAGCTCAGCCATTGCAAAGATGAAGATACCGATAGGTACTGCGAGCTCTGTGTTATCAAGAGTGAGTATGGCTGCTCCAGATAAGATTTTAGGGCTTACTGAGAAGTTTAATGTCGATCGTAACCCAAATAAGATCAACTTGACGGTGGGAATTTACAAAGATGAAGCAGGCATTGTCACTACATTCCCCAGCGTCTCACGAGCGCAAGCTATGTTAGATTCACACCTCGATTTGAACAACGATTTGTCATATCTTCCGATTACAGGATCCCAGGAGTATCAGAATAACGTGCTAAACTTTCTCTTTAGAGAGTCTAGCGATGGGAATGAACTTTTAGATGAGAACAGAATCACATTTGTGCAGACGTTGAGTGGGACTGGGGCGCTTGCGGTGGTTTCGAAGCTTCTTTCCACCTTTGTTTCCAAAACTGTGTGGATTCCGAACCCATCGTGGGCTAATCATGCCAATGTATTCAAATGGAATGGATTCAAGCAGATTAAGTACTACACCTACTATGAGAATGGAAAGTTGAATGTCGATAAGTGGCTAAGCGACTTACAATCGAGCTATACGGCGGAAAAGGATGATGAAAACTGGCCTCCGTGTATAGTTTTGCATGCATGCTGTCACAATCCTACAGGTGTTGATCCTACTTTAGAACAGTGGCAGCGTATTTTACCAGTTATTCACGACATGGGGATTATTCCAATTGTCGATATGGCATACCAGGGCATGGAGTCAGGAAACCTTGTCCAGGACGCATATTTGTTACGCATGTGTCTCGAGTACGAGTGGGAGAATGGATTGTACTTGTGCCAATCTTTTGCGAAGAACATGGGACTTTACGGTGAAAGAGTCGGTTCCTTAAGTGTCGTTGTACCTCCAAACCCTAAGGATCTAAAGGCTAGATTGGACtctcaattgaagaagattgtAAGAGGTATATACTCTTCGCCTCCAGGGTACGGTTCTCGTGTGGCAAATCTAGTGTTGAGCAACCCAGACTTGAAACGCCAATGGTTTGTGGATGTGAAAGCCATGTCTGATAGGCTTTGGGGCGTCCGCAATCTGATGCATGAACGACTAAACTGGCCAAACTTGGTGAATTTCGAGACTCAACACGGCATGTTCTACTACACGGGCCTAAGTCCACAACAGGTGCAGAAACTGCAAGATCAGTATGGCATCTATTTGACTCAGGATGGGAGAATGTCGCTCTCTGCAGTCAACGATGGGAACATTGACTATTTATGTAATTCATTACTAGATGTAGTGGAGTAACCGAGCGTGTGTTGGATCTctactattattacatTTTACATTCTATTTATTtgtatattaataataacataTGAATACTCATAGTATTAGGTAGATTaatttgtcttcttttaatgtttcttcttgccgaatagtttcttcaatttgcTGAATgttcccttcttcttttcagtGGGCACTCCGTTctgtttgtgtttgtgaGATGACGGGAAGTGGTGGTTATGATTAGAATGACTTTGAGACTCAGGCTCCTTTATTGGCCTTAGAGTGGCATTAGGGTTGTATGGTACTGGAGGAGTTGGAGCAGTTTCATACTGGCTGGATAGTTGGGTAGACCGACTTCCCTGTTGGCTGAACATCTGAGTTGCCGATTCGTCATCGGAATCAGAATCAGCGAATCTAGATTTGAAGCCAGGAATGTTGGAGGCTGGTCTTGGTTTGGCATACTCTCCaccagtagtagtattagTTGATGTGGGCGTCGATACATGTATGCTGCTACGAACTGGTGCCTTTTGTGGAGTGGAGTTCCTCGAGGACCTGCCATTGAATTGAGCAGATGGAGGTTGGAGTGGTTCTTGTAGTGGCTGGGTTTCAAACTGCTCCGGTTCCTGTCTTAGAGATAGATTACGGAATGCAAAGCTTGTAGGCGTTGGCCTTTGCTTTTCAAAACTGGAACGCTTTTGTGGTGGTTCTTTTGGATACAATGCACTGTTTTGCAGAGCTTTGGCGTTTACCGTAGGCTTTCCTATATTGCTTCTGGGTCTTGTGTCATTACGTGGCGATACAGGGGAATTTGTTTGTATAAATGAACGTCTATCGCCGTTCACTCTTTGAGCCATCATAGACTGAGGTCTTTGATTCCTCTTTAAAGATGGAGAATTCAATCTTTTCCCGCTGCCTGCAGATGCTGTTTCTCTCAGGTTTTCATGTGAAAGTTGAGCATTCAGTCTGGTGTTTTCCTTTGTAGTTAGGGACAGGTAAGCACCAGATGCATGTGCTGCCTGTGGATTCTTGAGGGCACTTTTTTTAGTCTTTTTCATGGCTGATTTAATAGGTGAAGGAGACTTTTCAAGAGGATTCTTTGGAAGATTGATGCTGTTATCATCTGCTACTCTTTGTAGTTCAGGGTTTGCAGATCTGATATATTGAGCCAGCGAGCTTTTATTGGTTCCTTCTATATCATCATCCGACTTTGGTGATTCGATAGTTTCTACAGTATCTTTTGCAGTTTCGGGCTGCTTGCCATTAGGTAGCTCGGTAGTGGTAGTTTCATTGACAACAGTAACTTCTTCcgttttgttattttctaCGCCCCCATTAATGACTGTCGAGGGGTGTTCAGTTACTGTGTCCTCAATCTTCTGACTTTCAGTTGGCTCTGGGAGTTCTTCTGAGTCTATAACTTCTGGCTTTGGTTCGTccttagcttcttctttgactTCTTGCTTTGGTTCTTCCTCAGATTCTTTCTTAGATTCATTCTGAACTTCAGTCGCTTCCTCTAACATAACATCTTCCACCGCTGGTTCTTCCTTAGGTTCTTCCTTAGGCTCTTCCTTAGGTTCTTCCTTAGGCTCTTCCTTAGGCTCTTCCTTAGGCTCTTCCTTAGGCTCTTCCTTAGGCTCTTCCTTAGGCTCTTCCTTAGGCTCTTCCTTAGGCTCTTCCTTAGGCTCTTCCTTAGGCTCTTCCTTAGGCTCTTCCTTAGGCTCTTCCTTTGGTTGCtcctttggttcttcctttggttcttcctttggttcttccttAGGTTCTTCCTTAGGTTCCTCTACTTGAGTGtcttcaagttttggatCTTCTTTAGGTTCTTCTACCTTAAcatcttcaagttttgGCTCCTCAAGTTTTGGCTCCTCAAGTTTTGGCTCCTCAAGTTTTGGCTCTTCGTTagcttcttcctttggCTCCTCGTTAGCTTCCTCGACCTTTGAAGGTTCAGGTTTCGACTCCTCGAGTTTTTGCTCCTCCTCGAGTTTTTGCTCCTCCTCTAGCTCTTCTGCCTCTTCTAAAACATCGTCGATGTTTGCTGgctcctcctcctcttcttcaacctCCTCTACTTCAGCTAGTTCTGTATCGGATACTGGAGCTACCGCCTCAGGCTCATCATTTAGCACTTCTGGTTCGGCTTCTTCATCTAACTCCGCCTCCACAAACTGATCGTCCGTAACAGATGTCTCCCTGATGGGTTCGTCCGAAAGAGCAGCACCTAACAAATCCTTCGTAGCAGGCTTCTCTGGGGTTTGTGGCGACTGGCTCCTTTTCGTGAAAGTAAGTGGCTTAACAACAAGTGACGAAGTACGCGaatccttcttctcctcaAGAGCAGAAACCTCCGTTAGCCTCCTCAACGGAGTCCCACTAGGCGTCTTGTTCCCAAACGAGTTCGACCGTAACGAACTCTGGCTTCTCTTCGACGATAGCGAGTGTCTTGGCCCAGTCATACCAGAACGCATCGAAGCAGAACGTCTGATACTATTCTTCCTTTCAGCCTCATACTCATCTTCTGGTACTTCAACCTTGATCAACCCATGACTACTAGGTATATATTTAGAAATCATCTTCGGTGTGCCTTTCGTTACATCCGCAGGCTTCAGACCATTGGGACCAGGCACATACTTCGCCTTCGCTTCCTTACCACCAAAATCATGGAAAACTCGCTCAGCTTCAGCCCGCGAACTAGCAGAGGACCCATTCGAAGGAGTCTTGCTCATCTTTTTCGTCATCGAACTCCTCCCTCCACTTTTTACCTTTGATCCGCTCTTCTCACTCGACGATTGCATGGACCCATATCGAGATGACCCACTGCTACTATGTCTCACCGAACTCTGGCGCGAAATAGGCTTCTTcgctgccgctgctgcGCCTCCCTGACTCTTATTAACCAACGAGTAACTCCGACCAGTAAAACTGTTATACCGAGGAATCTTATCCTTATCCACCACCTGTCCACCGATACTGTTCTGAGATGGAACAAGCGCTTTCCCTATAGTGTTAGCAGCAACAATAGCCCCGGGATCAATCTGTCTCGGCTCCCTTGACTTCCTAAAACGAAACATATCCTatattcaacaaaactCTCAAAATATAAAACCACTTAGCGACtgtttttttggcttcCAAAATAGCTTTTTCGACCCAATTTGATCCTTATGGCCTTGATCACCAACAAATTTACCCAAGAGTATTTACTTTGGTCAGCTAAAAGGGCCTTTAGGTGTGTATATTTGTCTTTGCTTTCGTTGTTTAAAAACTCTTGATGTAATTTGTCGAATGTTTACTGGAAATAAAGGCATGTtgcccttttttttttgattttttccAGTTTATTTATGGATTAGGAAATGAAACCGGGACGTCAACAAAGAGGGTCCAGTGGGCCGAAGCAAAGAGGAAAGCTACAGCGGTGGTGGTGTAGTGTAGCATAAGAAAGACTAAATAAAACAAGAGAGATTAAACTAgttatttatttaatttattAAAACTTTAAAATGTGATttgattattattttattttattttatatttttttcaaagacAAAGCGAGCGAGCGAGCACGAGCACGAGCACGAGCACGAGTACGAGCGCTAGCGCTACCGCGCTCGCGCATGCTCATGCgccttctttttattcATTGTTgtaatttattttttttgttttgttttgttttggttctGATGAGTTTTCTGCTAGCTagcttgcttgcttgcttgctgTATAAGAGAGTGAGTGcaataatgatgatatgGGGATGGATGCCGGTAGTATACTGGTACTAGTAGTTCTGTCTACTACTCCACGGTCACTGACTTGGCCAAGTTTCTTGGGAAATCAACGTCGATGCCGTTGTTGACTGCCAACCAGTAAGAGGTCAACTGCAATGGAATGATATTTAGTAGTCCTTGTAAACAGTCAACGGTACGTGGAACTTCAAGAGTGACCAAACTGCCGTtgctgttcttcttcttggcttcCCATACTTCGTCATTCTCGTTGCAGATGATGATTGGGTGGCCCTTTCTTGCAGTGACTTGCTCGATCGACGATAGCACCTTGGGGAACAACGAGTCCCTGGTACCAAACGCAATGATGGGCAAGTTCTCGTCCACTAGCGCTA is from Kluyveromyces marxianus DMKU3-1042 DNA, complete genome, chromosome 2 and encodes:
- the YTA12 gene encoding m-AAA protease subunit YTA12 produces the protein MLHLVKPVVRFSRSYGVARSALSGQRAFGGQHAVLRVGLMRSFHHGRVNWLQNRFEREANDDDVEKVRKEVWEYIDDLNKNKSLGMEERKRKIEEQLQRLEEAVKRQQEQNDEGSKKQQRNEEEEEEESKQQQQQKKKDQSQSRSNPNFTPNDPNMMTVNINMFKIGLTLTILAYLLHRVNTMEEQREITWQEFRNKLLVKGYVSKLIVINNNLVKVVLNDNGKNQPENMGHDFYFFTIGSVESFERKLKKTQDELNIAEDFRIPVLYTREGNWVKVAFQILPTALLIAGLIWITTKGASAAGGGPGGLFNVRKSKARRFNKDTDVKVNFKDVAGCDEAKEEIMEFVSFLKEPARYEKMGAKIPRGAILSGPPGTGKTLLAKATAGEAGVPFYSVSGSEFVEMFVGVGASRVRDLFKTARENAPAIIFVDEIDAIGKARQKGNFSGANDERENTLNQLLVEMDGFTTADHVVVLAGTNRPDVLDQALMRPGRFDRHINIDRPELAGRKEIFKVHLKKITLAGDLEDLQNRLATLTPGFSGADIANVCNEAALIAARNDCDSVKLEHFEQAIERVIGGVERKSKLLSPQEKKVVAYHEAGHAVCGWHLEFADPLLKVSIIPRGQGALGYAQYLPGDVYLLSEQQLKDRMTMALGGRVSEELHFPSVTSGASDDFKKVTRMATAMVTELGMSDKIGWINFAKKSENDLTKPFSEETGAIVDAEVYRLVQECHDRCTKLLKEKADEVEKIAQLLLEKEVLTREDMIRLLGKRPFPERNDAFDKYLNERETKKIREQEEKSDAKNKDDSHKEENKNDENDKNNNKNKNNEKNENDKDKDTNNDPNVL
- the NPL6 gene encoding Npl6p; translation: MAAATRGRGRGRGKRSSRSTGKQPSYNIGSEDVDVQYDDKDDEYAGSANDDEYDDDQDGDNDFEGTSTRGRRKAHSSTPVPVALPTRGRPSKRKSGDDLKDPKRQKLPYPVDENGSPYPIVNDEYALPEDEEGETKITKNGDLLGGRQFVVRTFTVASRGETKYMLSTEAARAVGFRDSYLFFQYHSNLYKLIISQTERDDLIKQGVLPGSSRNRIIALVTARSVFREFGAKIIVDGKNITDDYYATKLRASGTVKEGTPARETSHSNVNQHAGRTNNVHGIDIPHQLSVNPSRNAVEFFDKRNHNIPSTSNISSTNWLYHHAAACSRFNSDLFYDRERILLIENLGIRDTYTNVLHIPQSTQPTKVISMRKVKGNTNQVMYETRIKSLDLARPHTGLSDVPAAMYEDILDKDIIAAIEEQKNFEMGL
- the VBA1 gene encoding Vba1p yields the protein MSTTNSCDEHSRLLSHDESNLEEEYHQYNLSLPKGPILYSLWMGSFLGSIDSTIVANIMNRVAEEFEASDKKQWIVTSFLLTNTAFQPLYGKLSDLTGRKTALMVAHSFFLIGCLFTALSNSLTQFAVSRAICGMGAGGISALSSITVSDICTAKERGVYQGYANVVFGTGSLLGGPVGGFLMDTFGWKCIFAIQVPLIMTCMFLGYRNVNIKLTHIPPPGERLTWKNLKRIDIGGSLSLIGTIFGVLCLASTDLNKPMLAVLTVVSGVIFAMNELYWSEERIIPIHLLSGTFGITSLLTIFSSFIQFGDVFRNPVYLQLVQNISLTSTGGFLLFSSIAGATSSLTTGWILRHTKLPLAKCSYMLITIGVCLHFTSLSLGYTTISHLQPNQTSYADAVDTLNEAGNHYWFQAGQFRWRIFYVMAMFINSWGYASLLVSTLVSIVFTIPRNQQATITGCFYLWRSIGTVIGASTVLTIFETSVSSKVYKYLHSQGMDKEFDILIHDTSYLRSHFKGSQLAHLLELYKDSFLISYLPTLTASVIALVIAFRLFLSLERHPHDKDGQL
- the PDL32 gene encoding putative ADP-ribose 1''-phosphate phosphatase; protein product: MTMKILLIDINPRVIRHWGKSLGGLIKNGDVIIHNGTLDTLDTGSKVRRSIVSPGNSFGFLGGGFDLALQRHFGGITFEKYVRYKLVHSYVPVGNCTVIPLEQFARDGFEYLLHIPTVVTPVIPDFDRPDPQHTGYRVVFDVTWNALHYAPSGTEQLVVPGLCTGYAGVPIPVACKAMSFAIRLFHLKIRQVLSQDLINAMIMCFLGYQYDAFISDDCIEECERVGIDWDVLNNFNPNKDPLDYILPENL